ATGCTGCAGGGGCTGACTGCGCAGTATCTGCTGCGTCGCACTTATCGCGTGCAGCCGGGTGACACGATCCTGATCCACGCTGCCGCGGGCGGCGTCGGCCTGATCGTGTGCCAGTGGGCGAAGGCGCTCGGCGCAACCGTCATCGGCACTGTCGGGTCGGACGAGAAAGCTGAACTCGCCCGCGCGCACGGCTGCGACCATCCGATCGTCTATACGCGCGAGAACTTCGCCGAGCGGGTCAGGGAGATCAACGGCGGCGAAGGATTGCCGGTGGTCTACGACTCGATCGGCAAGGATACTTTCATGGAGTCGCTGGGCTGCCTGCGGCCGCTCGGCACGATGGTGCTGTTCGGGGCCGCTTCGGGGCCGGTGCCGCCGTTCGATCTCGGCCTGCTCGCGAAAATGGGGTCGCTGTTCATCACGCGCCCGACCCTATTCACTTATTCGGCGCAGCGCGCGGACTTGCTGGCGATGGCGGCCGATCTCTTTGAATTCGTCGTCTCGGGCAAAGTGCGGATCGAGGTCAACCAGCGTTTTGCGCTGAAGGACGCCGCGCAGGCGCACCGCGAGCTCGAGGCCCGCCGCACCACCGGTTCGTCGATCCTGCTGCCATGAGTGTGCGCCGCGAAGGTGCATCGCCGGCGCGCCGGCTGGCGCTGTGCCTGATCCTGGTCTTTCCCGCTGCGCCGCTCGTGCCGCAGGCGCTCCCGCAACCGCAGGGCCAGAGCGCGATGAGCCCGGCCGCGACCGCGTTCCTCGCCGCGAGCAGCCGCCGGATCGAGGACCACTTCGTCAGCGAAGTCGTGCGCATCACCGGCGCGACTCCAGCACAGGTGCGCAGGGCGATGCCCGACGAGCGGCGCATCACCTCGACGGCTTCACGACTCATCTCCGCGCTCGAAGCTGAGCTCGGCGCGCCGTTGCCACACGCGCAGCAGCAGGCGATTGTCGAGGCCGATGACGCGCGCAAGGAGTCGCTGGCACGGGCCCGGGAAGCCGCGCAGCAGCGTTGAGCGATCAGGTGAGGGGGCAGGGCATCGGGTAAAATTGCGCCCATGACTGCCCCCTACGAACCCTGTTTCATCCATCTGCGGCTGCACTCCGAATATTCGATCTCCGACGGTATCGTCCAGATCGATCAGGTGATCGCCCGCGCCGCCGCCGATGCGATGCCCGCTCTCGGCATTTCCGACCTGGCCAACCTCTTCGGCATGGTCAAGTTCTACAAAGGCGCGCGTGGCAAGGGCATGAAGCCGGTCATCGGCGTCGATGTCTGGATCACCAACGACGCGGACCGCGACAAACCTTTCCGCGCCCTGCTGATCTGCAAGAATCGCAAGGGTTACGGGCAGTTGTGCGAATTGCTGACGCGCGCCTATCTCGACAACAAGTACCGCAGCCGCGCCGAGATGCACCGGCAGTGGTTCGCCGATGGCGCTGCATCGGATCTGCTGTGCCTGTCGGGCGCGATGAGCGGAGACATCGGCCAGGCGCTGGTGAACGGCAACCCCGACGTCGCCGAGCGCCTTGCAGCCGAGTGGGCGCAGCTGTTTCCCGATGCGTTCTACATCGAGCTGCAGCGCGCCGGCCATCCCGGTACCGAAGCCTACATCCGCCAGGCCGTGCAGCTTGCGGGCAAACTCGGGCTGCCGGTCGTCGCGACGCACCCGGTGCAGTTCCTCAAGCGCGAGGACTTCAAGGCGCACGAGGCGCGCGTGTGCATCGCGCAGGGCTATGTGCTTGCCGACAAGCGCCGGCCGCGCGACTTCACCGAGGAGCAGTATTTCAAGAGCCAGGACGAGATGTGCGCGCTGTTCGCCGACATCCCGGAGGCGCTCGAAAATTCGGTCGAGATCGCCCGGCGATGTTCGCTGACGGTGCAGCTCGGCAAGAATTTCCTGCCGCAGTTTCCGACGCCGGAAGGCATGACGCTCGACGATTTCCTCGTTGCCGAAGCGAAATGCGGCCTCGAAGTGCGACTCGCGGAGCTCTACCCGGATGAGGCGGAGCGCGAGCGTCAGCGCCGGACTTACGAGGACCGGCTCAAGTTCGAGACCGACACGATCATCCAGATGGGTTTTCCCGGTTACTTCCTGATCGTTGCGGACTTCATCAACTGGGCGAAGGAAAACGGCGTGCCGGTCGGACCGGGACGCGGTTCCGGCGCCGGTTCGCTGGTCGCGTACAGCCTGCGCATCACCGACCTCGATCCGCTCGCGTACGCGCTGCTGTTCGAGCGCTTCCTGAACCCGGAACGGGTGTCGATGCCCGACTTCGACATCGACTTCTGCCAGGACAACCGCTACCGCGTCATCGAGTACGTGCGCAGCCGCTACGGCAAGGAAGCGGTCAGCCAGATCGCGACCTTCGGCACGATGGCGTCGAAAGCGGTCGTGCGCGACGTCGGTCGCGTGCTCGACCTGCCGTACGGGCTGTGCGATCGCCTGTCGAAGCTGATTCCGATCGAAGGCGCGAAGCCCGTCTCGCTCGCCAAAGCGTACGACATGGAGGCGCAGATCGGCGAGATGATGAAGGATGGCAACGACGGCGAGTCGGTGCAGGAGCTGTGGAGCCTCGCCGAACCGCTCGAAGGCCTCTCGCGCAACGTCGGCATGCACGCCGGGGGCGTGCTGATCGCGCCGGGCAGGCTCACCGATTTCTGCCCGCTGTACATCGCCGACGGCGACGATGCGACGCCGGTGTCGCAGTTCGACAAGGACGACGTCGAGGCGGTCGGCCTGGTGAAGTTCGACTTTCTCGGCCTGCGCAACCTGACGATCATCGAGCTCGCCGTCGAGTACGTCGAGCGCCTCACCGGCGAGAAGCCCGACCTCGCCGCGCTGCCCTTCACCGACCCGGCCGCGTACCAGATCCTCAAGGACGCGAACACCACCGCGATCTTCCAGGTGGAATCGGAGGGCATGAAGAAGCTGCTGAAAAAGCTTGCCCCGGACCGCTTCGAGGACATCATCGCGGTGCTCGCACTGTACCGCCCGGGGCCGCTCGGCTCGGGGATGGTCGACGACTTCATCCTGCGCAAGAAAGGCCAGCAGGAGATCGACTACTTCCATCCGGATCTGAAGCCCTGCCTCGAGCCGACGTACGGCGTGATCGTGTATCAGGAACAGGTGATGCAGATCTCGCAGATCATCGGCGGCTACACGCTCGGTGGCGCCGACATGCTGCGCCGTGCGATGGGCAAGAAGAAAGCCGAGGAAATGGCGCTCCACCGCGAGACGATCGCCGCCGGCGCGAAGCAGAAAGGCTACGACCCGGCGTTGGCCGAGCAGCTCTTCGACCTGATGACGAAGTTCGCGGAGTACGGCTTCAACAAGTCGCACACGGCTGCCTACGCGGTCGTCACATACCACACCGCGTGGTTGAAGGCGCACCACTGCGCAGCGTTCATGGCCGCAACGATGTCGGCCGATCTCGACAACACCGACACGATCAGGATCTTCTTCGAGGACGCCGTCGCGAACGGCGTGACGATCCTGCCGCCGGACGTCAACGCTTCCGACTTCCGCTTCGTGCCGACCGACCGCGATACCATCCGCTATGGCCTCGGTGCAGTGAAAGGAGCCGGGGAGCCGGCGGTTCGCGCGATCCTCGCGGCGCGGGACGCCGGCGGACCGTTCCGCGACCTGTTCGATTTCTGCATGCGCGTCGATCGGCGCGCGGTCAACCGTCGCGTCATCGAAGCGCTGATCCGCGCCGGCGCGTTCGACCTCATCGAACCGAGCGGCAGCGCCGACCGCGCGCGGCTGCTCGCCACCGTGAGTCTCGCGATGGAGGCGGCCGAGCAGGCGGCGGCGAATGCGCTGCAAGGCGGGCTTTTCGACCTGATCCCGGAAGCGGCCGGCGCAGCCCCGGAGTACGTTCGCGTGCGCCCGTGGACCGAACGCGAGCGGCTCAAGGAAGAGAAGCTCGCGATCGGCTTCTTCCTCTCCGGCCATCCGTTCAACAGTTTCCGCAAAGAGGTGCGCCGCTTTGTCCGCCGGCCGCTCGCCGAACTCGAACCTTCGCGGGATCTGCTGATGCTCGCCGGCGTCGTCATGGACGTGCGCACGAAGATGACCGGCCGCGGCAAGATGGCTTTCGTCGTGCTCGATGACGGCAGCTATGTACGCGAAGTGTCGGTGTTCTCGGAACTGTTCGATTCGCAACGCAGCAAGATCGTCACTGACGAAGTGCTGGTCGTCGAAGGCAAGGTGAGCAACGACGACTTTACCGGCGGGCTGCGCATCGTCGCCGACAAGCTCATGACGCTCGGCGAAGCGCGCTCGCGGTTTGCCCGGGCGCTGCAGCTGACGGTCAACGGGGAAGTGAAGGCGGCGGGGGCGCGAGCGCTGCGGCCGACCGTCTGCAAAGCCTGCTGGCGCCGTTCCGCGAAGGAGGCTGCCCGGTCCGGCTGCGTTACCGCAACGAGGTGGCCGAAGCGGACCTGCCTTTCGGCGAAGGCTGGCGCGTACGTCTCGACGACGCGCTGCTCGACGGCCTGCGCCAGTGGTTGCCGACGGACGCGGTCGAAGTGCTCTATCCGAACTGAGCTTCGTCGCCTGTCGGCAGCAAAAAAAACGGCCGCGGCCCTTTCCGGGACGCGGCCGTTTTCATCTTGCCAGCCCGATCAGAGCGATTGGGCGTGCTGCGCGAGGTAATCCGCGACGCCGCTGGGGTCGGCCTTCATGCCCGCCTTGCCCTTGTTCCAGCCCGCCGGGCAGACTTCGCCGTGCTCTTCGGTGAATTGCAGCGCGTCGACCATGCGCAGCATCTCGTCGATGTTGCGGCCCAGCGGCAGGTCATTGACGACCTGATGGCGCACGACGCCGGCCTTGTCGATCAGGAAGGAACCGCGGAACGCAACGCCGCCTTCGGATTCGACGTCGTACGCGCGGCAGATCTCGTGCCTGATGTCGGCCACCATCGGATACTGCACCTGCCCGATACCGCCGCTGTTGACCGGCGTGTTCTTCCATGCGAGGTGCGTGAACTGGCTGTCGATCGACACGCCGAGCACTTCGACGCCGCGCTTCTTGAATTCCTCAAGGCGGTGATCGAATGCGATCAGCTCGGACGGGCAGACGAAAGTGAAATCGAGCGGGTAGAAGAACAGGACGGCGTACTTGTTCTTCGTGAACTGCGAGAAGGTGATGTCCTGGATCTGATTGTCGCCGAGCACTGCGGTCGCGGTGAAATCGGGGGCCTGCTTGCCTACGAGGACTGCCATGATTGATCTCTCCTCTGTGATTTGAACGGGGTGTATGCATCTTGGGCCACCCTGCCCGGTGCGTCAAATTGCAATTGCAATCGAGTGTTGATAGTTTTTTTCTATCGAGAGGCTCCGTTCTGCATCGGTCCGGATGAGTGAGTTGACAGTTTTGGTGGCCGAGTTCCGCATCCGGCAAATGTTCCTGTCGCGCTCTCCCTGCGGCAGGGGAGGGGCGCTATGCCGTCGGACGGACCGAAAATGCTCCGGGTTCCGGCCATTCCGCCGGGGTGACGATGACTTCCTGCACATGAGCGGCGGGTGGGCCCCGCCGTGCCCACGCGATGAAATGTTCGACTGTTGCCTCGGGGCCGGCGACCAGCGCCTCGACCGAGCCGTCCCGCCGGTTGCGCACCCATCCCTCCAGCCCGAGGCGAATGCCTTCAGCCTGCGCGCTCGCCCGGTAATACACGCCCTGCACGCGGCCGCGGATCGTCAGATGGCGTGAAACGGTTGCGTCAGGCATACGACAGCTCCGCTTCGTGCCCGCGCAGCCGCTGGGCGCGGATCAGGGCTTCGGTCATGTTTCCCGCGATGTTGTCGTCGCCGAGGCTCGCCTGGAATCCGGAGCGGAACACGAGCGACGCAGGCTGCTCGTTCAGGTCGCACAGGATCAGCTGGGCGCCACGCTTTTGCAGCGTGCGGTGCAGGGTCTGGAGCGCGTCGAGGCCGGTGGTGTCGATGTTGATCACTTTTTCGAGATCGAGGATCACGGCGTCCGGATGGCCTTCCTGCATCAGCAGCAGGTTCTCGAGCTTGTTCGCCGCGCCGAAAAACAGGCTGCCGAATACCCGGTAGGCGATGATCCGCGGCGTGCCGTCGCTGCGTGCCAAGGCTTCGACGCCGTAATGCTCTTCGAGCGGGACCCGTTCGATGCGCGTGAGGTCCGACATCCGGTAAATGAAAAACAGACTCGCGAGCAACATTCCGAGTTCC
The window above is part of the Azoarcus sp. PA01 genome. Proteins encoded here:
- a CDS encoding quinone oxidoreductase, with amino-acid sequence MSHAIRFHQTGGPEVLQWEAVDVPPPAQGEARVRQHAVGLNYIDTYHRTGLYPAPLPSGIGLEAAGVVEAVGEGVDDLAPGDRVAYAGGPLGAYAELRNLPADRLVKLPDPVSFEQGAAMMLQGLTAQYLLRRTYRVQPGDTILIHAAAGGVGLIVCQWAKALGATVIGTVGSDEKAELARAHGCDHPIVYTRENFAERVREINGGEGLPVVYDSIGKDTFMESLGCLRPLGTMVLFGAASGPVPPFDLGLLAKMGSLFITRPTLFTYSAQRADLLAMAADLFEFVVSGKVRIEVNQRFALKDAAQAHRELEARRTTGSSILLP
- a CDS encoding peroxiredoxin, which encodes MAVLVGKQAPDFTATAVLGDNQIQDITFSQFTKNKYAVLFFYPLDFTFVCPSELIAFDHRLEEFKKRGVEVLGVSIDSQFTHLAWKNTPVNSGGIGQVQYPMVADIRHEICRAYDVESEGGVAFRGSFLIDKAGVVRHQVVNDLPLGRNIDEMLRMVDALQFTEEHGEVCPAGWNKGKAGMKADPSGVADYLAQHAQSL
- a CDS encoding acylphosphatase codes for the protein MPDATVSRHLTIRGRVQGVYYRASAQAEGIRLGLEGWVRNRRDGSVEALVAGPEATVEHFIAWARRGPPAAHVQEVIVTPAEWPEPGAFSVRPTA